A window from Hemicordylus capensis ecotype Gifberg chromosome 2, rHemCap1.1.pri, whole genome shotgun sequence encodes these proteins:
- the DAG1 gene encoding dystroglycan 1 isoform X2, whose amino-acid sequence MNLVSNGSYVPQTTNVFSIEVHPEDHNEPQSVRVASQDVNEAAPFVCSAEEPVTILTVILDADLTKMTPKQRIELLNRMKTFSEVELYNMKLVPVVNNRLFDMSAFMAGPGNAKKVVENGALLSWKLGCSLSQNSVPNISNVETPAKEGTMSAHLGYPVVGWHIANKKPNLPKRIKRQINATPTPVTAVGPPTTALQEPPTRIVPTPTSPAIAPPTETTAPPVREPVPLPNKPTVTIRTRGAIVQTPTLGPSQPTRVTTTTDTVQIRPTMTGYVETTAAVTPPTTKKPRGTTLKPATPSTTDTSTTRRPSRRPPKTPRPPKPGTTKSSPIIPETVSPPTQGRPTTVGTPRVPNDPPDLKNHIDRVDAWVGTYFELKIPSDTFYDKEDTTTDKLQLTMKLEDEQPLEENSWVQFNSTSQLMYGLPNRTHAGIHEFFMHATDKGGLTAVDAFEIFVHALEPDEVPPVKFKAVFHGDHSTIVNDIHKKIMLVKKLAFALGDRNSSTITIENISKGSIVVEWTNNTLPLEPCPKEKIRAMSKKISDSSGAPSPAFSNALEPEFRPVSISVVGAGSCRHIQFIPVTRDGPPITVPPTLALPGPDPEKTSEDDVYLHTVIPAVVVAAILLIAGIIAMICYRKKRKGKLTIEDQATFIKKGVPIIFADELDDSKPPPSSSMPLILQEEKAPLPPPEYPNQNMPETTPLNQDTIGEYTPLRDEDPNAPPYQPPPPFTAPMEGKGSRPKNMTPYRSPPPYVPP is encoded by the coding sequence ATGAATCTGGTATCTAATGGAAGCTACGTGCCCCAAACCACCAACGTCTTCTCCATTGAGGTTCACCCTGAAGACCATAATGAACCTCAGTCAGTGCGAGTGGCTTCACAAGATGTGAATGAAGCAGCACCATTTGTGTGTAGTGCAGAGGAACCAGTCACTATTTTAACGGTAATTTTGGATGCTGACTTAACAAAAATGACACCAAAGCAGAGGATTGAACTTTTAAATCGAATGAAAACCTTCTCAGAAGTGGAACTTTATAACATGAAATTAGTTCCAGTTGTAAATAATAGACTTTTTGACATGTCAGCCTTTATGGCTGGGCCAGGGAATGCAAAGAAGGTGGTGGAAAATGGAGCCTTGCTTTCTTGGAAATTGGGCTGTTCTCTGAGCCAAAATAGTGTCCCAAACATAAGCAATGTTGAAACTCCAGCTAAAGAAGGTACAATGTCTGCTCATCTTGGCTACCCTGTGGTTGGATGGCACATTGCTAACAAGAAACCTAATCTTCCAAAGAGAATAAAACGGCAGATTAATGCTACACCAACTCCTGTGACTGCTGTTGGTCCTCCAACAACTGCCCTCCAAGAACCACCAACTAGAATTGTTCCAACACCCACTTCCCCAGCCATTGCACCTCCCACTGAAACAACAGCCCCTCCAGTAAGAGAGCCTGTACCCTTGCCAAACAAACCCACAGTTACTATTAGAACAAGAGGTGCTATTGTTCAGACTCCAACTCTTGGACCAAGTCAGCCAACCAGAGTGACAACTACTACTGACACAGTCCAGATTCGACCAACAATGACTGGGTATGTGGAAACTACTGCGGCAGTTACACCACCAACAACAAAGAAACCAAGAGGAACCACTCTAAAACCAGCCACACCCTCCACCACTGATACGAGTACAACACGAAGACCTTCCAGAAGGCCTCCCAAAACTCCTCGACCTCCAAAGCCTGGGACTACTAAATCATCCCCTATTATACCAGAAACGGTTTCTCCACCAACTCAGGGTCGTCCTACTACAGTTGGTACTCCCCGTGTGCCCAATGATCCACCAGACCTGAAAAACCACATTGACAGGGTGGATGCATGGGTTGGTACGTACTTTGAGCTCAAAATACCTTCAGATACTTTCTATGACAAGGAAGATACCACTACTGATAAACTGCAGCTGACCATGAAACTAGAAGAtgagcagccactggaagaaaaCTCCTGGGTGCAGTTCAACAGCACGAGTCAGCTAATGTATGGACTACCTAATCGCACCCATGCAGGCATTCATGAATTTTTCATGCATGCCACAGACAAAGGTGGCCTTACAGCTGTGGATGCTTTTGAAATATTTGTCCACGCTCTTGAACCTGATGAGGTGCCTCCAGTTAAATTTAAAGCTGTATTCCATGGAGACCATAGTACCATTGTCAATGACATTCATAAGAAAATTATGTTGGTAAAGAAGCTGGCTTTTGCACTTGGAGACAGAAACAGTAGTACTATTACCATAGAAAATATCAGCAAAGGTTCTATTGTAGTTGAGTGGACAAACAATACTCTGCCTTTGGAACCATGCCCCAAAGAGAAGATTCGTGCCATGAGCAAAAAAATTTCTGATTCTTCTGGCGCTCCAAGCCCAGCTTTCTCTAATGCCTTAGAACCAGAGTTTAGGCCTGTCAGCATTTCTGTAGTTGGTGCTGGTAGCTGCAGACACATTCAGTTTATTCCAGTGACTAGAGATGGACCACCTATAACTGTGCCACCTACACTTGCGCTTCCTGGGCCAGATCCAGAAAAGACAAGTGAGGATGATGTGTACTTACACACAGTAATCCctgcagtagtagtggcagcCATTCTGCTTATTGCTGGAATTATTGCTATGATCTGCTATCGCAAGAAGAGAAAAGGCAAACTCACCATAGAAGACCAGGCCACATTTATCAAGAAGGGAGTACCAATAATCTTTGCAGATGAGCTAGATGACTCCAAGCCTCCCCCTTCCTCTAGTATGCCACTGATTCTGCAGGAGGAGAAAGCCCCTCTCCCACCACCTGAGTACCCAAATCAAAATATGCCGGAAACCACCCCACTCAACCAAGACACCATAGGGGAGTACACACCACTGCGAGATGAAGACCCTAATGCACCTCCCTAtcagcctccccctcccttcacagCACCCATGGAGGGTAAAGGCTCTCGCCCGAAGAACATGACCCCATACAGGTCCCCTCCTCCTTATGTTCCCCCTTAA